The sequence below is a genomic window from Clostridium putrefaciens.
ACAAAAAAAACTCCCCTAGACTTGGTAAAACTCATACCACCCTATTATCTGGCTTATTAAGATGTGGTAAATGTGGATCACCCATGACTGTTATACATGGTTCTAAAGATAAAGAAGGTAATAAGAGGTTCTATTATGGTTGTAGCCTAAAGGTATATTCTAAAGGCACAAGGTGTGATAATTCAAATGTTAGAAGTGATGAAATTGAATCTATTGTTATAGATAAATTAAAGAATGTTACCAAGGATAATGGTTTATTACTAGAGGAATTAAAATCAGTTAAAAATCAAGTAAATGATAAATGTAATTATGCTGATGAATTAAACTTACTTAAAGCTTCATTAAAATCTAATGAAGAAGCTATAAATAATTTAGTTAAGCAACTAGCAAAAAAACAAAGTTCTATTGCTTCAAATTACATATTTGATGAAATAGAAAAACGTGAAAAAGAAATTAATGATACAAAAGCTAAACTTAAAGCTTTATCTGAAAATAAATCTAAAGGTTCTGAAATAGACATAAATGTAGATTTGTTAATTTACAACTTAAAAAACTTTTACAGCACTATTGATTATGCTGACATAGAAAATAAAAAATACTTAATCTCCACTCTGATAGACAAAATAAGCTGGAATGGATCTACTGGAGAAGTTGATATAAAATTATGGGGAAGTCCAAAAAAAAAATAGATTTTTCTCTAGAAAAACATTACTGCGGAGCTATAACTAAAAAATTGCAGATTGCTATGGCGAGCTTCTGTATGCCCTACAAAAAGTCCTGACTTTTCTCCACCTACAAATAAATTATCAATGCCCTTTACTCTCATATCGTCCGTTCTTGGTGCCACTGATAAATATCTTATGGAATTCCCTTTTCCTCCAGCATAAGGGTCTATATATTTAGCACTTTCCATGCCCTTTATTTTTCGTAGCTTATCTAATGGATAAAAGGTAGTCATAAGTTTTGCCTCACCAGTATCTAGTAGAACTATATTTTCTGCAAATTCTTTTAATGCATATTGTTGACATACTTTAGATTTTAATTTATCTAAATGCACATCTTCTGCTGGAACTTTTAAAACTGCTACCCCATCTTTATCTAGCTTTTCTCTTATTTCTTCTGATAAACTTTCTTTAGCTAACTTACAAGAGCCACTAAAAGCTCCAAATACATCGTCTTCTCTCTCCCCTTGTAAGTCATCTATACCAGCTCTAGCACTTATACTTATCCTTGGCCCAAAGGCTGGACATCTTAATATGCACATCGAGCATCCATTCCCATATCTTAAGCAATTACCCATGGGGCCTGTAGATCCTGTAGTTTCTACAAAAACATCTCCTTTAATATAAGTACCATCACTTAAGTAGATACCCATTATCCTTTTTCCTTCTCTTTCAATGTCTGAAACTCTAGCTATAAGCTTTAAATCTATGCCTAAGTCCTCAATGTGTTTCCTAACTAGGGGTTCTATTTTGTTCACATCATATAGCCAGGCATCTTTATGACCCGGAAACTCTATGTTTTTATGTCTTGATATTCCATCTGTTATTTCTATTAGCTCGCCAGCTCCCATTGCTATTAATTCTTCTGTGGCAGTAAATCTACCATTGTTTCTCATTATGCCCCCTACATTTCCAAGGCCTAAGGTAAGGTCTGTTTTTTCTAATAGTGTAACTTCTGCTCCTGCCTTTTTAGCAGCTATAGCTGCTGCAATACCTGACCAACCTGCTCCAATAACTACAACTTTCATATAAGTCTTCTCCCCTCAAATATACTATTTGGTTCTGCTTGAACCTTACATAATCTCTTTTTCTTATGGCCCTCATATCTTTCAGTGCAACTTCCACAAACCCCTTCGCCACAACACAACTTAGCATTATTACAGCAAGATAATTTAATTCTTTTATTATTAAGCTCTATTAATTTAAATATTAAAATATTTGCCCCAGAACAATGTATTAAATTTATAGATTTACTTTCTATAAATTCTTCTATAATACCTTTAGCCTCTTTAGTAAACTCCCCTGATACTAATAAGTCACATTCAATTAATTCTACATCATACTTTTTTAAATCTTCTTCTATAAAAATATTTTTGTATCCAGCTTTATCTAATATTACTGTTACCTTATTTCCATTTGAATATAGTTTTTTTATTACAGGTATCATGGGTGCCATTCCTATACCACTACATACCACTAATGAATGACCTTCTGTGGTTTTTGCTATATTTTTAAGTCCAAATACTCCATTCCAGTAAGGTCCTCTTATTATAACTTTTTCATCTTCTGATAACTTTTCTATGCTTTTAGTTTTAATACCTTTTATTTCTATAATTACTTTTATTGTGTTTTCTTCTAAATTTACATCCATAATTGAAATAGGCGTATCGTAATAGCTTATGGCTTCAGGATTTCTCATAAATACATAACTACCAGCAGCATAAAGATCTTGAGCTAGTTTATGAGATACTAATATAGTAAGAGATATAACATTTGTTTCTAAATATTTTTTACTTAAAATCTTACAGGTAAATTCCTTCCTATCTTCATTCACCTTGTTTTTATTATCATGATATTCTTGATAAATACATACTCCCTTCCAATTAATGCAGTCGCAAAAATGCTTTCCCGAAAGTTGTGAACATATAATGCAATCTCCTGACTCTGCTAGATGGCAAGGACAAGGTTAATACATAAAAATGCATCATAAAAAAATGAGCCTACATCCTAAATTACTACGTAAAATAAGATACAGGCTTTTATATACTAATACATTCCATATTATTTTAATTAAATTATTTCTTTTCTCTATTCATACTTCATATTTATTAGCTGCATTATTTGGAGTCTTTTTTGCTCGAGCTCAGATATCTTTATGTATATATCTTGAAATTCTTTTATCTTTTCCTCAGAAAAGTCCTTTAAAATTTCATTTCTATCTTTAATATAAACTTTAATATTTAATTTTATTTCTTCCATATAACTTAATAATTCAGATTTTCTAATATGTCTATACTTCTCCTCTTCATATAAATCCTCTAAAATCCCAAGTTCATTTTCATTTTTAATGAAATCTACATAACACTTACATATACCTTGCATGGCATTGGTTAATCTATTCCAAAGTGGAAAGTCTATCATCATTAAAATATCAATTTTAAGCTTTTCTAAGGTTTCTATATCCTCTTCAATCCTTTTTACATCTCCCCATAAACTACTCACATAATCTCCCCCATTTAAAACTATAATTATACGTAAAAGTATATATTAAAACCCCTGAAAAATAAACCCTAATGGAGGTTTTTAATATTATAATGTTTAATATACTTAATATCTTATAATAAATTAAGCTACCTATGTGTACATATATAATATATGAAAGTATAATAAAGTTATATAATATTATGGAGGTGTCTTATGAGTAGTAAATTAAAAGTAGGTATACTCGGGGGAACAGGTTTTGTAGGGCAAAGATTAATTACATTATTACAAAACCATCCTTACTTTGAAATAAAGGAAATCGCTGCTAGCAAAAACTCTGCTGGAAAGAGGTATGAGGATGCAGTTCATGGCAAATGGAAGTTAGATCTTCCACTCCCAAACAAGGTAAAAGAAATTATTGTTAAAGATATAAATGAAGTTAAAGAAATAAGTGAATCTGTAGATTTTGTCTTTTGTGCTGTAAATATGGATACAGAAGATATAATTAAGCTAGAAGAAGCTTATGCTAAAGCAAACACACCAGTAATATCAAATAATTCTGCTAATAGAATGTTTGATGATATTCCTATGATAATACCGGAAATAAATTCAAATCATTTTGAGGTAATAAAAGCTCAACAAAAAAGACTTGGAACGACTAAAGGATTTATTGTAACAAAGCCAAACTGTTCAATTCAAAGTTATGTTCCTGCAATTAGTGCACTATTAAAATATAAACCTACAAAGATAATAGTGAGCACTTATCAAGCAATTTCTGGTAGTGGAAAACTATTTTCAGATTGGCCTGAAATACTAGACAACGTAATACCTTATATAGGTGGAGAAGAAGAAAAAAGTGAAAAGGAACCGCTTAAGATTTGGGGAAATATTAAAGATGATAAAATAAATTTAGCTACCTCTCCTATAATAAGCGCACAATGTGTAAGGGTACCTGTATCCGATGGACATTTAGCTACAGTTTCTGTATCTTTTGAAGAAAAACCTACTAAGGATGATATCATAAAATCTTGGAATGACTTTAAAGGAAAGCCACAGTTACTTTCCTTACCTACTGCTCCAAAACAGCTTTTAACCTATTTTGAAGAAGCTGACAGACCTCAGACTAATTTAGATAGAGATATGTATAATGGTATGGGAATTACCCTTGGTAGACTTAGAGAAGATCCATTATTCCATTATAAATTTGTATGTTTATCTCACAATACACTTCGTGGGGCAGCAGGTGGGGCTGTATTAACTGCAGAGTTATTAAAAGAAGAAGGTTATTTAACTTCTAAATAGATTAAATGTTTCAAATAAAATTTGACCAATATTTAAGCTAATGATTTCCCAGGAAATCATATCATAATTTTGTATTTATTTGTTAATAATATTCATAGTATTAAATTCAAAAAGGAATTCCTACATATTAGGAATTCCTTTTTTATAACTTTACATATCATAAAATTCTAAATATGAATGGCTTTCTCCGTCTTTTTTCCATCCTAATATAGAGTCTATCTCTACGTTTTCTGCGGCTTTAAATATTGACTTATCTATATCTCTATTGGTTAATTTTAAACTTTCAATAAGATCTTTTATCTCATGTCTTTTATTTCCTATCTTTTTTGCTGATACCATACAAGCACAATTTAGTGGCCATATGCCACTATTTTGGATGAAGTTTTGTATGTATTTTTCTTCTACATAATATAGTGGTCTTATAAGTTCTATACCCTCAAAGTTTGACGCCTTTAGTTTCGGAAGCATAGTTCTAAAATTACCTGCATATAAAACATTTAATAAAGTCGTCTCAATAACATCATTAAAATGATGTCCTAAAGCAAGCTTATTACAGTTTAATTCCTTAGCCTTAGCGTAAAGAGCACCTCTTCTCATTTTGGCACACATATAACAAGGATAATCCTTTGCTATCTTATCAACTACATCAAATATACCTGAATTAAATATCTCTACAGGTATTTCTAAATAATTGCAGTTATCTATTAGTAGTTCTCTAATATTATCGTGGTACCCAGGATCCATAGCAATAAAACGAAGTTCAAAATTTACGTCACTATGGCGATGTAACTCTTGAAATAGCTTAGCCATAATTATGCTATCCTTACCTCCTGATATAGCAACTGCAACTCTATCTCCCTCTTCAACCAATTTATATTCTTTTATGGCCTTAATAAATTTAGACCAAACATGCTTTTTATATGTTTTTATAAGACTTTTTTCTATGTCTTTTAATGGCTTTCTTTCATTAAAAGGCACTAAAATATCGCAACCTTCTCCAGCTATATTATTCATTGTAACACCTCTCTTTTTCCTAGGTATTATAGCACTTTTATATTAATTTGTCTTCATTTTCAGCTTTAAAACTGTTGTATAATACTTCAAGATCATCATTATTTAATTTTAAAGATATTATTTCTACTAGGTTACTTAGTAAAGTTTCTCTACACACTTCCTGTTTATAATTATTAACCAAAACCTTTTCTATCTTTTTTTTCAAACTCAAACCCTCCTTTAGTCTTTTAATACTTGCATATGAACCTTTATATATTAGATGGAATACTATATTATTATTATTATTGTTTTAGGTGGAATATTATGAAAGTAGCTATTTATTCAAGAAAGTCAAGAATAACTAACACTGGAGATTCTATTGAAAACCAAATTAACCTTTGCAAAGATTATTGCAAAAATAAAAATATAGATGAAACATTTATTTATGAAGATGAGGGCTTTTCTGGTAAAAATACTGAAAGACCTGAATTTAAAAAGATGCTAGATGATGCTAGGTGTCATAAATTTAATTTTATAATCTGTTATAGATTAGATAGAATCAGTAGGAACTTATATGACTTTACAAACATCATTAATGAATTAGATACATTGAATATACAATTTGTTAGTATCAAAGAACAATTTGACACATCATCTCCTATGGGTAAGGCTATGATGTATATAGCTTCTATCTTTGCTCAGCTAGAACGTGAGACTACTGCCCAAAGGGTTTCAGATAATATGCTTTTGCTAGCAAAAGGAGGTCAGTGGCTTGGTGGTCAAACTCCATTAGGTTATAAAAGTAAGTGTAAAACCTTTTATAACAATAGTAAAATAGATAAGAAAACTTATGTACTCTCTCCTATTGAAAGTGAAATTAGAACTATAAAGCTTATCTATGATTTATATGATAAAAAAGGATCTTTAAATAAGGTTAAAGATTTTCTAAATGAAAATATGATACCTGCAAAATCTAGCATTAATTGGACCGCTAAAAGGGTTCAAATTATATTAAGATCTCCAGTGTACGTTAAAAGCTCTCCTAAGGTATTAGATTATTTAAGTGATAATAATATAAATGTTTTTGGAAATCCTAACGGACATGGTATTTTAATTTATAATAAAACTAAAAATATAACACAAAAAAGAGATAGATCAGAGTGGGTAGCCTCTATAAGTGATCATAACGGCATAATTGATAGCACTAAGTGGTTACAAGTCCAAACCCTACTAGATACTAATTCAAGGATGCCCCCTTCCAAAGGTACATCAAATAGAGCTCTTTTGGTTGGTATATTAAAATGCTCCAATTGTAGCGGAAATATGTATATTAAGCACGGACATACTTTGGCTAATTCTAATATTAGAATCTTATATTATGTCTGTGAAAATAAATCTAAATCAAAGGGTAAGTTATGTAATAATGGAAATGTAAGAGTTGATGAAATAGAAAGTGCTTTATTGGAAGATATAAATAAAATTTTAATTGATACTTCTAAACTTATTAACTCTCTTTTTAATACCATAAAATTAAAAGATTACCCCTTATATTCTCTTAATGTTAATAAAGAAATACAATATAAAAATATTCAGATCCAAAACTTACTAGATGAATTATCTTTAAGTCCTGAACTCTCAAAACACATTAAACCTAAGATAATAGAACTTGAGACTTTTGTTAACAATTTAAAAGATAAACAGTTATATAGAAAGATTCATCTGGAAAATAATTATCTATTAAATCTTTTTTCAAAAGAAAAGCTTAATTTATCAATGTTTAAAGATTATATTACTCTAGAGGAAAAAAAGTATATCTTAAGAGAACTTATAGCATCTATTTATTTTGATGAGAAAAATCATAGCTTAGAAATAAATTACAAATAATCTTTATGGTATATATGATGTATTTTTATGTATCAACGACAAAATTCTGTTCCTGCATCAATACAATCTATTATTTCATATTTCATATATACCATCCTTTCCTGTTTAAAAAGAATATTATAAATACTTTTCTATATTATTAAAGTATTTATTTAAATAACATATGTTACAACTAAAGATATTAATTTAAAAGTTATTTAAATAATTTACTCTTTAATTTTTGAAAGTTTGATATACTTCCTACATCTTCTTTAGTATACATTATGTCTTCATAAATTATATCTTCTTGTGATTTTATTATAATACTCCCTACTATGTCATCCTTTTTTATGGGTGCCTTAATATCTTTATTAACTATTATATTAATATCTTCACTTTTACCTTTTTCTATTGGAACTATTATGTCTTCTTTTATATATGCTTTTACGCTATCTATACCATCTTTAATTTCTACTTCTTTCACTATATCATCTTTTGAAAACACCTTTTTATATTCATATTTTCTCAAAATATAATCATAAATATTTTTAGTTTCTTTCCATCTTTCGTTGCAATTTAAAACTACGATTATTATATCATTATTATCATAAGATATAGATGATACAAGGCATTTACCTGCATTTCCTGTATATCCTGTCTTCACTCCATTAGCTTCTGGAATTTGCCAAAGTAATTTGTTTATATTATTGTAGTCTCTTTTGAAATTCATTTCATCTTTTTTTACGCTTTTACTAGAGACTATTTTGCTAAATATTTCACTTTCTTTTGCCTTAACTGTTAATAGCGCTAAATCATAAGCGGTAGAATAGTGATCTTCTTTGTCTAGGCCATGAGGTGTACTAAAACTTGTATCTAAAAGTCCTATATTAAGTGCATACTCATTCATAAGTTCAATAAATCCATCTACTGATCCTGCAATGCCTTCTGATATAGCTATAGCTGCATCATTTCCTGATTTAAATAAAAGTCCATATAAGAGCTCTTTTATTGTAATGTTCTCACCTTTTTTATACCCAACCTTTGAACCTTTTACATTTTGAGCGTTTTTACTTATTTCAACTGTCTTATCTAAATCTCCATATTTTAATGCAACTAAAGCTGTAGCTATTTTCGTTGTACTAGCCATTGGTAATATTGTATGAGAACCTTTATCGTATAATA
It includes:
- a CDS encoding sulfide/dihydroorotate dehydrogenase-like FAD/NAD-binding protein → MCSQLSGKHFCDCINWKGVCIYQEYHDNKNKVNEDRKEFTCKILSKKYLETNVISLTILVSHKLAQDLYAAGSYVFMRNPEAISYYDTPISIMDVNLEENTIKVIIEIKGIKTKSIEKLSEDEKVIIRGPYWNGVFGLKNIAKTTEGHSLVVCSGIGMAPMIPVIKKLYSNGNKVTVILDKAGYKNIFIEEDLKKYDVELIECDLLVSGEFTKEAKGIIEEFIESKSINLIHCSGANILIFKLIELNNKRIKLSCCNNAKLCCGEGVCGSCTERYEGHKKKRLCKVQAEPNSIFEGRRLI
- the asd gene encoding aspartate-semialdehyde dehydrogenase; protein product: MSSKLKVGILGGTGFVGQRLITLLQNHPYFEIKEIAASKNSAGKRYEDAVHGKWKLDLPLPNKVKEIIVKDINEVKEISESVDFVFCAVNMDTEDIIKLEEAYAKANTPVISNNSANRMFDDIPMIIPEINSNHFEVIKAQQKRLGTTKGFIVTKPNCSIQSYVPAISALLKYKPTKIIVSTYQAISGSGKLFSDWPEILDNVIPYIGGEEEKSEKEPLKIWGNIKDDKINLATSPIISAQCVRVPVSDGHLATVSVSFEEKPTKDDIIKSWNDFKGKPQLLSLPTAPKQLLTYFEEADRPQTNLDRDMYNGMGITLGRLREDPLFHYKFVCLSHNTLRGAAGGAVLTAELLKEEGYLTSK
- a CDS encoding tRNA 2-thiocytidine biosynthesis TtcA family protein, with product MNNIAGEGCDILVPFNERKPLKDIEKSLIKTYKKHVWSKFIKAIKEYKLVEEGDRVAVAISGGKDSIIMAKLFQELHRHSDVNFELRFIAMDPGYHDNIRELLIDNCNYLEIPVEIFNSGIFDVVDKIAKDYPCYMCAKMRRGALYAKAKELNCNKLALGHHFNDVIETTLLNVLYAGNFRTMLPKLKASNFEGIELIRPLYYVEEKYIQNFIQNSGIWPLNCACMVSAKKIGNKRHEIKDLIESLKLTNRDIDKSIFKAAENVEIDSILGWKKDGESHSYLEFYDM
- a CDS encoding recombinase family protein, translating into MKVAIYSRKSRITNTGDSIENQINLCKDYCKNKNIDETFIYEDEGFSGKNTERPEFKKMLDDARCHKFNFIICYRLDRISRNLYDFTNIINELDTLNIQFVSIKEQFDTSSPMGKAMMYIASIFAQLERETTAQRVSDNMLLLAKGGQWLGGQTPLGYKSKCKTFYNNSKIDKKTYVLSPIESEIRTIKLIYDLYDKKGSLNKVKDFLNENMIPAKSSINWTAKRVQIILRSPVYVKSSPKVLDYLSDNNINVFGNPNGHGILIYNKTKNITQKRDRSEWVASISDHNGIIDSTKWLQVQTLLDTNSRMPPSKGTSNRALLVGILKCSNCSGNMYIKHGHTLANSNIRILYYVCENKSKSKGKLCNNGNVRVDEIESALLEDINKILIDTSKLINSLFNTIKLKDYPLYSLNVNKEIQYKNIQIQNLLDELSLSPELSKHIKPKIIELETFVNNLKDKQLYRKIHLENNYLLNLFSKEKLNLSMFKDYITLEEKKYILRELIASIYFDEKNHSLEINYK
- a CDS encoding D-alanyl-D-alanine carboxypeptidase family protein — encoded protein: MRKKQCYIAKVLVILFITTLLFNTKALAKVNSNDLKEIRVSALSAVAIDAKTGRVLYDKGSHTILPMASTTKIATALVALKYGDLDKTVEISKNAQNVKGSKVGYKKGENITIKELLYGLLFKSGNDAAIAISEGIAGSVDGFIELMNEYALNIGLLDTSFSTPHGLDKEDHYSTAYDLALLTVKAKESEIFSKIVSSKSVKKDEMNFKRDYNNINKLLWQIPEANGVKTGYTGNAGKCLVSSISYDNNDIIIVVLNCNERWKETKNIYDYILRKYEYKKVFSKDDIVKEVEIKDGIDSVKAYIKEDIIVPIEKGKSEDINIIVNKDIKAPIKKDDIVGSIIIKSQEDIIYEDIMYTKEDVGSISNFQKLKSKLFK